Genomic segment of Umezawaea sp. Da 62-37:
GGTGGGCCTGCTCGCGCGGCCGCTCGCGGCGGAGGTGCGGGAGTGCGGCGCGGACACGTGCACGCGGCTGTACGTCGACAACTCGCGGCGCGGGTCGCGGCGGTGGTGCGACATGAAGTCGTGCGGCAACCGGGTCAAGGCGTCGCAGTTCCGGGCCAGGCACGCGTGAGGCCACCGGGGGCGGACCCCGGTGGCCTCAGCACGAACCCGTGGAACTAGTGCGCCGCGATCGCCTTGACCCGCGGGCTGTCCTCGTCGACGTGGTAGTCGGCGGCGTTGGTCTGGTCGGTGCCGTTGGGCACCTTCCGCTGGTGCGCGATCAGCGTGACGACCACGGCGACCAGGAGGTTGGCCACCACGGCGACGATGCCGACGTAGATCTGCACGGTGGACGCGCCGAAGGGGTGCCAGCCCAGCAGCGACAGCTTGCCCAGCGGCAGCGCCGAACCACCGAAGTGCGCCTTGTTCGCCGCGGCGTTGGGGATCGTGTAGAGCAGGTACATGCCCCAGCCCATGCCGATGACCCAGCCCGCGATCATGCCCCACACGTGGAACCAGCGGGTGTAGAGCGCGATGGCCACCGCGGGGAGCGTCTGGAGGATCATGACGCCGCCGATGAGCTGGAGGTCGATGGAGAACTGCGGGTCGATGAACAGGATGAACGCGACCGCGCCGAACTTCACCACCAGAGAGGCGAGCTTGGCCTGCTTCGCCTCCTCCTTCGGAGTGGCGTCCTTCTTGATGTACTCCTTGTAGATGTTGCGGGTCCACAGGTTCGCGGCCGCGATCGACATGATCGCCGCCGGGACCAGCGCGCCGATGCCGATGGCGGCGAACGCGATGCCCGCGAACCACGGCGGGAACTCCTGGCCGAACAGCACCGGCACGATGGTGTTCGTGTCCGGCCTGCCGGTCGCCTGGTTCGTGATCGGCTTGACGCCCGCGCTGATGGCGACGTAGCCCAGCAGCGCCAGCAGGCCCAGCAGCAGCGAGTACGCGGGCAGCGCCACCATGTTCCGCTTGATCACCTTGCGGCCGCGCGAGGCGAGGATGCCGGTGAGCGAGTGCGGGTACAGGAACAGCGCCAGCGCCGAGCCCAGTGCCAGGGTCATGTACTGGAGCTGGTTGTTGGCGGTGAGCAGAGTGCCATCGCTCAGCACATCGGTCTTGTCGAACTTGGCCTGCGCGTCGGAGAAGACGCCTCCCCAGCCGCCGAACTTGCTCGGCAGGTAGATCACCGCGACGATGATCACCAGGTAGATCAGGCCGTCCTTGACGA
This window contains:
- the mctP gene encoding monocarboxylate uptake permease MctP translates to MRWTELVVFTVLFLLVTVLGFFAAKWKQGGTLEHLDEWGLGGRKFGSWITWFLVGGDLYTAYTFVAVPALMFGAGAMGFYALPYTIILYPIVFLPLVRMWSVSRVHGYVTPADFVRGRYGSHWLALIVAITGILATMPYIALQLVGLEAVLRTMGLNGGGVLGHLPLFIAFVVLALYTYQSGLRAPALIAFVKDGLIYLVIIVAVIYLPSKFGGWGGVFSDAQAKFDKTDVLSDGTLLTANNQLQYMTLALGSALALFLYPHSLTGILASRGRKVIKRNMVALPAYSLLLGLLALLGYVAISAGVKPITNQATGRPDTNTIVPVLFGQEFPPWFAGIAFAAIGIGALVPAAIMSIAAANLWTRNIYKEYIKKDATPKEEAKQAKLASLVVKFGAVAFILFIDPQFSIDLQLIGGVMILQTLPAVAIALYTRWFHVWGMIAGWVIGMGWGMYLLYTIPNAAANKAHFGGSALPLGKLSLLGWHPFGASTVQIYVGIVAVVANLLVAVVVTLIAHQRKVPNGTDQTNAADYHVDEDSPRVKAIAAH